Proteins encoded within one genomic window of Humulus lupulus chromosome 1, drHumLupu1.1, whole genome shotgun sequence:
- the LOC133812673 gene encoding AAA-ATPase At5g17760-like, translating into MFSTNEMPSPYSFFTAMASITASIMFFQSMITQIVPKQISNYLISLLQDLFKIHTPTITFIFERSSEYGPCNEIYDAASVYINTLKRSPETKRLRVRKTPKEKGLVFRLDDGEKVTDLYDGVELEWRFVLRTESDKDSISDSYERRLYELSFHKKHEDKVSKSYIPFVLARAKAIEEENRFLKMHTLNIGFGGPCSGVNWQFVNLEHPATFETLAMNQVKKTSIIEDLDRFVRRKEFYKKVGKAWKRGYLLYGPPGTGKSSLVAAMANHLKFDIYDLQLGNIQRDSDLRRLLLATANRSILVIEDIDCSVRLPDRLNVEGDQHKSDNPNDKKSVLTLSGLLNFIDGLWSSCGDERIIIFTTNHKEKLEPALLRPGRMDVHIHMGYCTYEAFNQLASNYLNFSGEQQHHHLFGEIKELLEEVEVTPAQVAEEFLKHEDADSALDRLVNLLRRMKNMEGDHLDHSEAIYDQ; encoded by the exons ATGTTTTCCACCAATGAAATGCCATCTCCATACTCATTTTTCACAGCCATGGCTTCCATTACAGCCTCCATAATGTTTTTCCAGTCCATGATTACTCAAATCGTACCCAAACAGATCAGCAACTACCTTATCTCCTTGCTCCAGGACTTGTTCAAAATCCACACACCGACCATAACCTTCATCTTCGAAAGGAGCAGCGAGTACGGGCCCTGCAACGAGATCTACGACGCCGCCAGCGTTTACATCAACACCCTAAAACGTAGCCCCGAAACCAAAAGGCTCAGAGTTCGCAAAACTCCCAAAGAGAAAGGTTTGGTCTTTCGTCTCGACGATGGCGAGAAGGTAACCGATTTGTACGACGGTGTGGAGCTCGAGTGGAGATTCGTACTTCGCACCGAGTCTGACAAGGACAGCATAAGCGATAGCTACGAGAGGCGGCTCTACGAGCTGAGCTTTCACAAGAAACACGAAGACAAAGTTTCAAAATCCTATATCCCTTTCGTACTCGCGAGAGCCAAAGCCATTGAAGAAGAGAATAGGTTTTTGAAGATGCACACTCTCAATATTGGCTTTGGCGGCCCCTGTAGCGGTGTCAACTGGCAATTTGTTAATCTAGAACACCCTGCAACGTTCGAGACTTTGGCCATGAACCAGGTTAAAAAGACTAGTATTATTGAGGATCTCGATAGGTTTGTGAGGAGGAAAGAGTTTTACAAGAAAGTTGGGAAAGCGTGGAAACGTGGGTACTTGTTGTATGGACCGCCGGGGACTGGCAAATCGAGCTTGGTGGCCGCCATGGCTAACCACCTTAAGTTCGATATATATGACTTGCAACTTGGTAATATACAAAGAGATTCAGACCTAAGAAGGTTGCTTCTGGCAACCGCTAACAGGTCCATACTAGTCATTGAAGACATTGATTGCAGTGTTCGTCTCCCTGATCGTCTCAACGTTGAGGGAGATCAACACAAGTCTGACAACCCAAACGACAAGAAAAGTGTT TTGACATTATCTGGGCTACTGAACTTCATAGATGGATTATGGTCAAGTTGTGGAGATGAGAGGATTATCATATTCACCACAAACCACAAGGAGAAGCTAGAACCGGCTCTCTTGCGACCTGGCCGCATGGACGTGCATATTCATATGGGTTACTGTACTTACGAGGCATTCAATCAATTGGCCTCAAATTACTTGAATTTCTCTGGTGAGCAGCAGCACCACCACCTATTTGGGGAGATCAAAGAGTTACTCGAAGAAGTAGAGGTGACTCCGGCCCAAGTTGCAGAGGAGTTCTTGAAGCATGAGGATGCTGATTCTGCACTTGATCGACTTGTCAATCTTCTTAGACGAATGAAAAATATGGAAGGAGATCATCTAGATCACTCTGAGGCTATATATGATCAAtaa